In the Thermococcus sp. MAR1 genome, one interval contains:
- a CDS encoding histone deacetylase family protein, with protein MPLRIFYSPIFREHKPEGYHPENPTRLDYAIRGLSENGLWNEENVLEPVPASPSDVLLIHDGDYVNRIRELAAGFTYLDPDTYVSPGTWEAALTALGAARDAVKFAVKEKGLYLALVRPPGHHAGRSGRAFNASTLGFCIFNNAAFAAYTLRELEGNAVVIDFDAHHGNGTQEIFWNDPAVVHIDLHERDIYPWSGYEYDVGGKDAEGSKVNVPMPHYSGDDDYILAWEEIVLPILGERDPSVVVVSAGFDGFLGESLTTLRLTERFFSYAGSTLSRYSLAVIFEGGYNIGLMKGLPAFIKGYLDGRTERSPIKPGYETLSTVQRVISVHRNWWGL; from the coding sequence TTGCCCCTCAGAATCTTTTACTCCCCCATTTTCCGCGAGCATAAACCTGAAGGCTACCACCCCGAAAACCCCACCAGACTGGACTACGCGATAAGGGGCCTATCTGAAAACGGGCTGTGGAATGAGGAGAATGTTCTGGAACCGGTGCCAGCTTCGCCCTCTGACGTGCTTCTGATACACGATGGGGACTACGTAAACCGGATTAGGGAGCTTGCGGCTGGCTTTACGTACCTCGACCCGGACACCTACGTGTCCCCCGGCACGTGGGAGGCGGCTCTTACGGCCCTTGGTGCAGCAAGGGATGCCGTAAAGTTTGCGGTGAAGGAGAAAGGGCTGTATCTGGCCCTCGTTAGGCCTCCCGGACATCATGCTGGCAGGTCGGGAAGGGCATTCAACGCCTCAACCCTCGGTTTCTGCATCTTCAACAACGCCGCCTTTGCCGCTTACACCCTCAGGGAACTTGAGGGGAACGCCGTGGTGATAGATTTCGACGCCCACCACGGGAACGGGACGCAGGAGATATTCTGGAACGACCCCGCTGTGGTCCACATCGACCTCCACGAGCGCGACATCTATCCCTGGAGCGGCTACGAGTACGACGTTGGGGGAAAGGACGCTGAGGGGAGCAAGGTAAACGTTCCCATGCCCCATTACTCTGGTGATGATGACTATATCCTTGCATGGGAGGAAATCGTCCTGCCGATTCTGGGAGAAAGGGACCCCAGCGTTGTGGTGGTCTCGGCAGGCTTCGACGGCTTTCTTGGGGAGAGCCTGACAACTCTAAGGCTGACGGAGCGATTCTTCAGCTACGCCGGCTCAACTCTCTCGCGTTATTCGCTCGCGGTCATCTTCGAAGGCGGCTACAACATCGGACTGATGAAGGGACTTCCGGCGTTCATCAAGGGCTATCTGGATGGTAGAACGGAACGGAGTCCGATAAAGCCTGGCTACGAAACCCTCTCCACTGTTCAAAGGGTGATATCCGTCCACAGGAACTGGTGGGGGCTGTAG
- a CDS encoding indolepyruvate oxidoreductase subunit beta, with translation MKEYNIVISGVGGQGVLTAANILGWAALHAGYKVRMGEVHGMSQRFGSVVSYVRFGEEVYGSMVPEGKGDVILSFEPVEALRYINHLKQGGIAVINTKPIVPVQVSMGQARYPELEEIRKVFEEEWKAKWIGFNAEELAMKAGHVITTNTVLIGALTQIPEFPLGEEHVREVIRLSVPPKAVEMNMKAFDFGVKAAKEILGL, from the coding sequence ATGAAGGAGTACAATATAGTCATCTCCGGTGTGGGCGGCCAGGGTGTCCTTACGGCCGCCAACATACTCGGCTGGGCGGCTCTTCATGCCGGCTACAAGGTGAGGATGGGAGAGGTTCACGGAATGAGCCAGCGCTTTGGTAGCGTTGTTTCCTACGTCCGCTTTGGAGAAGAAGTCTACGGCTCAATGGTTCCCGAGGGAAAAGGCGATGTAATCCTCAGCTTCGAGCCGGTTGAAGCTCTCCGCTACATAAACCACCTCAAACAGGGCGGAATAGCAGTCATAAACACAAAGCCCATTGTTCCGGTTCAGGTGTCAATGGGGCAAGCCAGGTACCCGGAGCTTGAGGAGATTAGAAAAGTCTTCGAGGAGGAGTGGAAGGCAAAGTGGATAGGCTTCAACGCAGAAGAGCTCGCCATGAAGGCCGGCCACGTCATCACAACCAACACCGTCCTGATAGGGGCTTTAACTCAAATACCGGAGTTCCCCCTCGGCGAGGAACACGTCAGGGAAGTCATAAGGCTCAGCGTTCCGCCGAAGGCCGTGGAGATGAACATGAAGGCCTTTGACTTTGGGGTTAAGGCCGCCAAGGAGATACTGGGGCTTTAA
- the iorA gene encoding indolepyruvate ferredoxin oxidoreductase subunit alpha, whose translation MAKVTDMVLWDKPGEKVLLLGNQAIARGALEANIAVYAAYPGTPSSELTDTMAVVAKKAGVYMEYSTNEKVAFETALAAAWSGLRAMTAMKHVGLNVAADTFLSSVGMGVEGGFVIMVADDPSMWSSQNEQDTRVYAKFANVPVLEPSSPQEAKEMTKYAFELSEKFKHFVILRTTTRTSHARGDVVLGELPEEIKAGKRKFGKFKKDPNRFVDVPANARKFHPIILEKIEKIREELNECPFNWIEGDEKAKVGIIAPGLAYAYVKEALHWLGVENVKVLKLGTPFPVPYGLLEKFLDGLEKVLIVEELEPVVEEQVKTWAYDKGLRIPIHGKDLVPRVYEMTTRRAVTAIAKFLGLDVPLDYAELDAKYEKALQLVPPRPPSLCPACPHRNSFYAIKKATRARGIYPSDIGCYTLGLLPPLKAVDTTVAMGGSIGIAHGLEIAQHGSISEEQRKKEKKVIVATIGDSTFFHTGLPALANAIYNRSNVLIVVLDNLVTAMTGDQPNPSTGQTPHGMGKRIPIEDVAKAMGADFVEVVDPYDIKRTYEVMKKALEVEGVSVVVSRQVCALYKIGQMRRRGMKWPIYYVDEEACTGCKICINAYGCPAIYWDEEKKQARIEPSMCWGCGGCAQICPFDAFKPVEEGEE comes from the coding sequence ATGGCGAAGGTTACAGACATGGTTTTGTGGGACAAGCCGGGGGAAAAGGTTCTCCTACTCGGCAACCAGGCGATAGCAAGGGGAGCACTTGAGGCGAACATAGCTGTTTACGCCGCCTATCCCGGAACCCCAAGTTCCGAACTGACCGACACTATGGCGGTCGTGGCAAAGAAGGCCGGTGTTTACATGGAGTACTCGACCAATGAGAAGGTCGCCTTTGAGACGGCTTTAGCGGCCGCATGGAGCGGTCTTCGTGCCATGACGGCCATGAAGCACGTCGGCCTCAACGTTGCGGCCGATACATTCCTCAGCTCGGTAGGCATGGGCGTCGAGGGTGGATTCGTCATAATGGTGGCAGATGACCCAAGCATGTGGAGCAGTCAGAACGAGCAGGACACGAGGGTTTACGCGAAGTTCGCCAACGTACCGGTTCTTGAGCCGAGCTCGCCTCAGGAAGCAAAGGAGATGACGAAGTACGCCTTCGAGCTCAGCGAGAAGTTCAAGCACTTTGTGATTTTGAGAACCACCACCAGAACCTCCCACGCTCGCGGTGACGTCGTTCTTGGCGAGCTTCCAGAGGAAATAAAGGCAGGAAAGAGGAAGTTTGGAAAGTTCAAAAAAGACCCGAACAGGTTCGTTGACGTTCCTGCCAACGCAAGAAAGTTCCACCCGATAATCCTGGAAAAGATAGAGAAGATCCGCGAGGAACTCAACGAGTGCCCCTTCAACTGGATAGAGGGCGATGAAAAAGCCAAGGTCGGCATAATAGCTCCGGGATTGGCATACGCCTACGTCAAGGAGGCCCTCCATTGGCTCGGAGTTGAGAACGTCAAGGTTCTCAAGCTTGGCACACCGTTCCCGGTCCCCTACGGCCTGCTTGAGAAGTTCCTTGACGGTCTTGAGAAGGTTCTCATCGTTGAGGAGCTTGAGCCAGTAGTTGAGGAGCAGGTCAAAACCTGGGCCTATGACAAAGGCCTTAGAATCCCGATTCACGGGAAAGACCTTGTCCCAAGGGTTTACGAGATGACGACGAGAAGAGCTGTTACGGCCATAGCCAAGTTCCTCGGACTTGATGTACCTCTGGACTATGCGGAACTCGATGCCAAATACGAGAAGGCCCTTCAGCTCGTCCCGCCGAGGCCGCCCAGCCTCTGTCCTGCCTGCCCGCACAGGAACAGCTTCTACGCCATAAAGAAGGCCACCAGGGCGAGGGGAATATACCCAAGCGACATAGGCTGTTACACCCTTGGCCTGCTCCCGCCGCTTAAAGCCGTTGACACCACCGTCGCCATGGGCGGCTCAATAGGCATAGCCCACGGCCTTGAGATAGCCCAGCACGGCTCCATAAGTGAGGAGCAGAGGAAGAAGGAGAAGAAGGTTATCGTGGCAACGATAGGCGACTCGACGTTCTTCCACACCGGACTTCCTGCCCTGGCGAACGCAATATACAACCGCTCCAACGTGCTAATAGTGGTTCTCGACAACCTCGTTACCGCCATGACCGGCGATCAGCCCAACCCGAGCACTGGCCAGACCCCCCACGGTATGGGTAAGAGGATTCCGATAGAGGACGTTGCTAAAGCAATGGGAGCCGACTTCGTTGAGGTTGTTGATCCATACGACATAAAGAGGACATACGAGGTCATGAAGAAGGCCCTTGAGGTCGAGGGAGTCAGCGTCGTCGTGTCAAGGCAGGTCTGTGCCCTCTACAAGATAGGCCAGATGCGCCGGAGGGGAATGAAGTGGCCTATATACTACGTGGACGAAGAGGCCTGTACCGGTTGTAAGATATGTATCAACGCCTACGGATGTCCGGCCATCTACTGGGATGAGGAGAAGAAGCAGGCGAGGATAGAGCCCAGCATGTGCTGGGGCTGCGGTGGATGTGCGCAGATCTGTCCGTTTGATGCCTTCAAGCCCGTGGAGGAGGGAGAGGAATGA
- a CDS encoding CoA-binding protein, which yields MTFDYFFKPKAIAVIGASNDPLKLGYEVFKNLKNYKDGKVYPVNVKDEVVQGVKAYKNVKDIPDEVDLAVVVVPKRFVKQTMIDCGEKGVKGIILITAGFGEVGEEGKKEERELVEMAHKYGMRIVGPNCVGIMNTHNAMNATFVMDAKKGDIAFISQSGALGAGIIYKTVKEGIGFSKFVSIGNMADVDFAEFMEYLADTEEDKAIALYIEGLKNGRAFMEIAKRVTKKKPVIVLKAGKSESGARAASSHTGSLAGSYKIYEAAFKQSGIIVADTIDDMLSMARAFTQPLPKGKRVAIMTNAGGPGVLTADEIDKRGLKLVDLEEETIEGLRSFLPPMAAVKNPVDMIASARGEDYYKTAKLLLEDPNVDMLISICVVPTFAGMTPIEHAEGVVKAVREVNNGKPVLGLFMAGYVSEPAKEVLEKAGIPSYERPEDVAAAAYALVEFAKAKGVLKEE from the coding sequence GTGACGTTTGATTACTTCTTCAAGCCAAAGGCTATAGCGGTTATTGGGGCATCCAACGACCCGCTCAAGCTTGGCTACGAGGTCTTCAAGAACCTTAAGAATTACAAGGATGGCAAGGTTTATCCGGTGAACGTCAAGGACGAGGTCGTTCAGGGCGTCAAGGCTTACAAGAACGTGAAAGACATCCCGGACGAGGTCGACCTGGCCGTTGTCGTCGTTCCAAAGCGCTTCGTGAAGCAAACGATGATTGACTGCGGCGAGAAGGGCGTCAAGGGAATAATCCTCATCACCGCCGGATTCGGCGAGGTCGGCGAGGAAGGGAAGAAAGAAGAGAGGGAGCTCGTTGAGATGGCCCACAAATACGGCATGCGCATAGTCGGCCCGAACTGTGTGGGCATAATGAACACACACAACGCCATGAACGCCACCTTCGTTATGGACGCCAAGAAGGGAGACATAGCATTCATAAGCCAGAGCGGTGCCCTCGGAGCGGGAATCATCTACAAGACCGTCAAGGAGGGGATAGGCTTCTCGAAGTTCGTCAGCATCGGCAACATGGCTGATGTTGACTTCGCCGAGTTCATGGAGTATTTGGCAGACACAGAGGAGGACAAGGCAATCGCGCTCTACATCGAGGGTCTGAAGAACGGAAGGGCCTTCATGGAGATAGCCAAGCGCGTCACCAAGAAGAAGCCGGTTATAGTCCTCAAGGCAGGCAAGAGCGAGAGCGGAGCGAGAGCAGCTTCGAGCCACACAGGTTCACTCGCCGGCTCGTACAAGATATACGAGGCGGCCTTCAAGCAGAGCGGAATAATCGTTGCGGACACTATCGATGATATGCTCAGCATGGCGAGGGCTTTCACCCAGCCGCTGCCCAAGGGCAAGCGCGTCGCCATAATGACCAACGCAGGTGGCCCGGGCGTTCTCACCGCGGACGAGATAGACAAGCGCGGATTGAAGCTGGTCGACCTCGAGGAGGAGACCATCGAGGGACTTCGCTCGTTCCTTCCGCCGATGGCGGCAGTCAAGAACCCGGTCGATATGATCGCGAGTGCCCGCGGAGAAGACTACTACAAGACAGCAAAGCTTCTCCTCGAAGACCCCAACGTTGACATGCTCATAAGCATCTGTGTCGTTCCGACCTTCGCGGGCATGACGCCGATCGAACACGCGGAGGGCGTCGTGAAGGCGGTTAGAGAGGTGAACAACGGCAAGCCGGTTCTCGGTCTGTTCATGGCAGGCTACGTGAGCGAGCCCGCAAAGGAAGTCCTCGAGAAGGCAGGCATTCCGAGCTACGAGAGGCCCGAAGATGTTGCCGCCGCGGCTTATGCCCTCGTGGAGTTTGCGAAGGCTAAGGGAGTTTTGAAGGAGGAATGA
- a CDS encoding sodium/proline symporter — protein MEGQTQILIVLVLYLSFLIGFGVYQGRKAKSGKDFAIAGRQLPGWIAALSERATGESAWALLGLPGFAYAAGLSAIWVAVGCVAGIIVAWTVFAGRLRREAEKYDATTFIDYIARRHSDAEKWIRILGSVTVVFFFFFYVGAQFLGGGKTLNALFGVDPKIGMLITAVIILPYTVLGGLKSVAYTDTVQAIVMILTLTIAPIVGLVYIANHPDVFAHSVSSALEMSGPEYSTILGGLVGGAAFVFVIAEFSWFFGYLGGMPQLSIRFMAIKDEKNARLARNVGVSWTVLAYIGALLIGWIGIAIFGPTGLEDQEAVMPSVMLKLFPPFLAAIFITGAIAAMLSTADSLLILSATELSENLLKPFVYKDDFDPKRSLRLSRITTVALGVIALVTAYLVPSKLIYTIVGYTWAGIGDTFSVIVIMTLFWKRFHGRAVPPTIVTGLLFTIFWISSGLEKVVSARLMTFIVTAVVAVIATYALKPKEAAATA, from the coding sequence GTGGAGGGCCAGACTCAAATACTGATCGTTCTGGTTCTGTACCTTTCGTTTTTGATAGGGTTCGGAGTTTATCAGGGAAGAAAGGCAAAGAGCGGCAAGGACTTCGCAATAGCTGGCAGGCAGCTTCCAGGATGGATAGCAGCTCTCTCAGAGCGCGCCACCGGTGAGTCGGCGTGGGCACTCCTGGGACTCCCCGGTTTTGCCTACGCCGCCGGCCTCTCAGCAATATGGGTTGCGGTTGGATGTGTGGCCGGTATCATCGTGGCGTGGACCGTCTTCGCTGGAAGGCTCAGGAGGGAGGCCGAGAAGTACGACGCTACCACATTCATCGACTACATCGCCAGGCGCCACTCCGACGCCGAGAAGTGGATAAGGATCCTCGGTAGCGTTACCGTGGTGTTCTTCTTTTTCTTCTACGTCGGTGCCCAGTTCCTCGGCGGCGGAAAGACTTTGAACGCTCTCTTCGGCGTTGATCCAAAGATCGGAATGCTGATAACCGCGGTGATAATCCTGCCCTATACCGTCCTAGGAGGCCTCAAGAGCGTCGCCTACACCGACACCGTCCAGGCGATAGTCATGATACTCACCCTCACCATAGCGCCAATAGTCGGTCTCGTCTACATCGCCAACCATCCGGATGTTTTCGCCCACTCGGTCTCCAGCGCCCTGGAGATGTCCGGGCCCGAGTACTCTACAATCCTTGGCGGCCTCGTTGGCGGCGCGGCGTTCGTCTTCGTCATAGCCGAGTTCTCCTGGTTCTTTGGATATCTCGGTGGAATGCCCCAGCTCAGCATCAGGTTCATGGCAATCAAGGACGAGAAGAACGCCAGACTCGCCAGGAACGTCGGAGTCAGCTGGACGGTTCTGGCCTACATCGGTGCTCTCCTCATAGGATGGATTGGAATAGCCATCTTCGGCCCGACCGGCCTCGAGGATCAGGAGGCCGTTATGCCCTCGGTCATGCTGAAGCTGTTCCCGCCCTTCCTCGCGGCGATATTCATAACCGGTGCAATAGCTGCCATGCTCTCGACGGCTGATTCACTCCTAATCCTCTCCGCCACCGAACTTTCGGAAAACTTGCTCAAGCCCTTCGTCTACAAGGACGACTTCGACCCTAAGAGAAGCCTCAGGCTTTCGAGAATTACCACCGTCGCCCTGGGTGTCATAGCGCTCGTTACAGCCTACCTTGTGCCGTCGAAACTCATTTACACCATCGTCGGCTACACATGGGCTGGGATAGGGGACACCTTCTCAGTCATAGTCATAATGACGCTGTTCTGGAAGAGGTTCCACGGAAGGGCCGTCCCGCCGACCATTGTAACGGGACTGCTGTTCACCATCTTCTGGATCAGCTCGGGGCTTGAGAAGGTTGTCTCGGCGAGGCTCATGACCTTCATCGTGACGGCGGTTGTTGCCGTGATAGCGACCTACGCCCTGAAGCCCAAGGAGGCAGCCGCCACCGCCTGA
- a CDS encoding metal-dependent hydrolase, with amino-acid sequence MVKVKFLGHAAFLIEGSKRILIDPFLTGNPAAALKAEEVDADLILVTHAHGDHIGDAAAIARRTGAKIVAMYDIANYLVESESGITTIGMNYGPTEIDGVKIVQVPAWHSSSDGKYSIGNASGYIVELDGVKIYHAGDTFVFRDMELFAELYGPIDLALLPIGGHFTMGVKEAAKAVELLRPKKVVPMHYNTWPPISADPEEFRRLVGDKAEVVILKPGESLEL; translated from the coding sequence ATGGTGAAGGTGAAGTTTCTGGGACATGCTGCCTTTCTGATAGAGGGAAGCAAGAGGATCCTGATAGACCCCTTCCTGACCGGCAATCCTGCCGCGGCCCTCAAGGCCGAAGAGGTTGATGCAGACCTGATACTCGTTACACATGCCCACGGCGATCACATCGGCGACGCCGCCGCGATAGCCAGGAGAACCGGGGCGAAGATAGTTGCCATGTACGACATAGCCAACTACCTCGTTGAGAGCGAGAGCGGCATAACGACCATCGGCATGAACTACGGCCCGACTGAAATAGACGGCGTTAAGATCGTCCAGGTTCCTGCCTGGCACTCCAGCAGCGACGGCAAGTACAGCATAGGAAATGCCAGCGGTTACATAGTCGAGCTCGACGGCGTTAAGATATACCACGCGGGCGACACCTTCGTGTTCAGGGACATGGAACTCTTCGCCGAGCTCTACGGGCCTATTGATCTGGCCCTGCTGCCGATAGGCGGTCACTTCACGATGGGCGTTAAAGAGGCTGCTAAAGCTGTGGAGCTTCTCAGGCCGAAGAAGGTTGTGCCGATGCACTACAACACCTGGCCGCCGATTTCAGCGGACCCCGAGGAGTTTAGGAGGCTGGTCGGGGACAAAGCAGAGGTCGTAATCCTTAAACCCGGTGAAAGCCTGGAGCTTTGA
- a CDS encoding cell wall-binding repeat-containing protein — protein MVKRALTLALILLVFSSFLVPLSSAQGAKGEKPKYDLIIVRNDDMIDYIVALPYAKMLDVPILPVNPKELDPGTIAQLQSYAQFGWNHVLIIGDSQAVSDTVQDELLNMGFIVERIGGAVRTETAAKLALHFYPNGANIVVVASSSDYGSALAAARWAMIYGYPLLLTQEDALSDSTANAIKKLNPELVELMGAGMSKDVQAKIEAMGYQTYWVKENLEIRLPEQPKETNWVLIIAAVVLSLAVAIPVSLYYAKKKWSANRVPIEVLTEKERIVVKAILEKGGVIKQEELPELTGYSRPTISRIIQELEKKQLVEREKVGKTFIVKLTKEIIIRD, from the coding sequence ATGGTTAAAAGGGCCTTGACCTTGGCGCTCATCCTGCTCGTGTTTTCGTCTTTCCTCGTCCCCCTATCCTCCGCGCAGGGGGCGAAAGGGGAGAAGCCCAAGTACGATTTAATCATCGTTAGAAACGACGACATGATTGATTACATCGTCGCGCTCCCCTACGCCAAGATGCTCGACGTTCCTATTCTCCCGGTTAATCCGAAGGAGCTCGACCCGGGGACGATAGCTCAGCTCCAGAGCTACGCCCAGTTCGGATGGAACCACGTGCTCATAATCGGAGACTCTCAGGCCGTCAGCGACACCGTCCAGGACGAATTGCTCAACATGGGCTTCATAGTCGAGAGGATCGGCGGTGCGGTTCGAACGGAGACGGCGGCAAAGCTAGCGTTGCACTTTTACCCGAACGGGGCGAACATAGTGGTCGTTGCCAGTTCCAGCGACTATGGCTCAGCTTTGGCCGCCGCCAGGTGGGCGATGATATACGGCTACCCTCTTCTCCTCACCCAGGAGGACGCGCTCTCTGATTCGACGGCCAACGCGATAAAGAAGCTCAATCCCGAGCTCGTGGAGCTGATGGGTGCCGGCATGTCAAAGGACGTCCAGGCCAAGATAGAGGCCATGGGCTACCAGACCTACTGGGTCAAGGAGAACCTGGAGATAAGGCTTCCTGAGCAGCCCAAGGAGACCAACTGGGTGCTGATAATAGCCGCAGTAGTGCTTTCGCTGGCCGTTGCGATTCCGGTTTCACTCTACTACGCCAAGAAGAAGTGGTCCGCCAACAGGGTTCCAATAGAGGTACTCACCGAGAAGGAGCGCATAGTGGTCAAGGCCATCCTCGAGAAGGGCGGCGTTATCAAGCAGGAGGAACTGCCGGAGCTCACTGGTTATTCCAGGCCGACGATAAGTAGGATCATCCAGGAGCTTGAGAAGAAGCAGCTGGTGGAGAGGGAGAAGGTTGGGAAGACCTTCATCGTCAAGCTCACGAAGGAGATAATAATCCGGGATTAA
- a CDS encoding nucleotide-binding protein → MVAVAELRAVIFYDRDGTRYYRCPRCGMLFRNSKDYTRHVNKSHGHLFKK, encoded by the coding sequence GTGGTGGCAGTGGCGGAGCTGAGGGCGGTTATATTCTACGACCGCGACGGCACCCGCTACTACCGCTGCCCGCGTTGCGGAATGCTCTTCAGGAACTCCAAGGACTACACGAGGCACGTAAACAAGTCCCATGGCCATCTCTTCAAGAAGTGA
- a CDS encoding creatininase family protein: protein MRIEELTWPEFEELKKHVDTVILPIGSVEAHGRHLPLGTDVFAPLEIGKRVEEKLRGLGVDVFIAPPVWYGHTFVLDVYPGTINVASDALKAYVREIMREFAAEGFRRIVLLNGHGGNYSPLVLAAEEVSEEFPEVEIWLINWWIDFREDILSICSSQGHAGQDETSVMLAVRPELVKMENARGERRSSRVRIIRKDIGKELFPDGVNDDPSLATAEKGEAILSVVSEKIARLIAGEG, encoded by the coding sequence ATGAGGATCGAGGAGCTCACTTGGCCCGAGTTCGAGGAACTGAAAAAGCATGTTGATACAGTCATACTCCCCATAGGGAGCGTTGAAGCCCACGGAAGGCACCTGCCCCTGGGAACCGATGTCTTTGCTCCGCTGGAGATAGGAAAGAGGGTTGAAGAGAAACTCCGTGGACTGGGGGTTGATGTTTTCATAGCCCCACCGGTGTGGTACGGACACACCTTCGTTCTTGATGTGTACCCCGGAACGATAAACGTTGCTTCAGATGCCCTGAAGGCCTACGTACGCGAGATAATGCGAGAGTTCGCCGCCGAGGGCTTTCGGAGGATAGTCCTCCTCAATGGGCACGGCGGCAACTACTCGCCGCTGGTTCTGGCAGCGGAAGAGGTCTCGGAGGAGTTCCCGGAGGTCGAAATCTGGCTCATAAATTGGTGGATAGACTTCAGAGAGGACATCCTGAGCATATGCTCCAGCCAGGGTCACGCTGGCCAGGACGAGACGTCAGTGATGCTCGCGGTAAGGCCCGAACTCGTGAAGATGGAGAACGCCCGTGGGGAGAGGAGGAGCTCAAGAGTGAGGATAATCCGGAAGGACATCGGAAAGGAGCTGTTCCCCGACGGAGTGAACGACGACCCATCCCTTGCGACGGCCGAGAAGGGCGAGGCGATTTTGAGCGTTGTGAGCGAGAAGATAGCCCGTCTCATAGCGGGTGAAGGATAA
- the speE gene encoding polyamine aminopropyltransferase, translated as MGYNEKERAFIEWYPRGYGVGFKVKERLFETQTKYQRLELYETEGFGKLLVLDGTVQLVEVGEESYHEPLVHPVMLAHPNPRRVLIIGGGDGGTLREVLRHETVEKATMVEIDELVVEVSKIYMNVARGAFEDPRAEVMVGDGVKYLKETDERFDVIIADSTDPVGPAKLLFSEEFYRDAYEKLNDKGLYITQAGSVYLFTNELLDAYKAMKNVFDRVYYFSFPVIGYASPWSFLVGVKGDIDFTKVDVERAEKLDLYYYDPERHETLFQMPKYVRDLLERV; from the coding sequence ATGGGATACAACGAGAAGGAGCGGGCATTCATAGAGTGGTACCCTCGTGGTTACGGTGTGGGCTTCAAGGTCAAGGAGAGACTGTTTGAGACACAGACAAAGTATCAGAGGCTTGAACTTTACGAGACGGAGGGATTTGGCAAGCTCCTTGTTCTGGATGGAACCGTTCAGCTCGTTGAGGTCGGTGAGGAGAGCTACCACGAACCGCTGGTTCATCCAGTTATGCTGGCCCATCCCAACCCGAGAAGAGTTCTCATCATCGGGGGCGGCGACGGCGGAACCCTCAGGGAGGTTCTGAGGCACGAGACCGTTGAGAAAGCCACGATGGTCGAAATAGATGAGCTGGTAGTGGAGGTCTCCAAGATATACATGAACGTTGCGAGGGGGGCCTTCGAGGACCCTAGGGCGGAAGTAATGGTCGGCGATGGCGTGAAGTACCTGAAAGAGACTGATGAGCGCTTTGACGTCATAATCGCTGACTCCACCGACCCAGTCGGCCCGGCAAAGCTACTGTTTTCTGAGGAGTTCTACCGCGACGCCTATGAGAAGCTGAACGATAAGGGACTCTACATCACCCAGGCCGGGAGCGTCTACCTCTTCACCAATGAGCTCCTCGACGCCTACAAGGCCATGAAGAACGTCTTTGACCGCGTTTACTACTTCAGCTTCCCGGTAATTGGCTACGCCTCGCCCTGGAGCTTCCTCGTTGGCGTTAAGGGCGACATAGACTTCACCAAGGTGGACGTGGAGAGAGCGGAGAAACTCGACCTTTACTATTACGACCCGGAGAGGCACGAGACGCTCTTCCAGATGCCGAAATACGTCAGGGATCTCCTTGAGAGGGTCTAA
- a CDS encoding pyruvoyl-dependent arginine decarboxylase, with product MSWTTPKRAFIGAASAEGGTKLNAFDNALLKLGIGNVNLVKLSSVIPAHIEWIEEVHDVPIGMLLPTVYAHIESDEPGMTISAALGIGISENNEGGLIYEYAGYCTKEEAEDMVRKMVEEGFAMRGWKLAEFKVASASITVKEKPAAAIAAVVMFPY from the coding sequence ATGAGCTGGACAACCCCAAAGAGGGCATTTATAGGCGCCGCCTCCGCGGAGGGTGGCACTAAGCTCAACGCCTTTGACAACGCACTCCTCAAGCTCGGCATAGGAAACGTCAACCTCGTCAAGCTGAGCAGCGTCATTCCGGCCCACATCGAGTGGATAGAAGAGGTTCACGACGTCCCGATAGGAATGCTCCTCCCGACAGTTTATGCACACATCGAGAGTGACGAGCCCGGAATGACAATCAGCGCTGCCCTGGGAATAGGCATCAGCGAGAACAACGAGGGCGGCCTCATCTACGAGTACGCCGGATACTGCACCAAGGAAGAGGCAGAGGACATGGTCAGAAAGATGGTCGAGGAAGGCTTTGCCATGCGCGGCTGGAAGCTGGCCGAGTTCAAAGTTGCCAGCGCAAGCATTACCGTCAAGGAAAAGCCCGCAGCGGCCATAGCGGCCGTGGTGATGTTCCCCTACTGA